From the Rhodoferax sp. WC2427 genome, one window contains:
- a CDS encoding cobalt-precorrin-5B (C(1))-methyltransferase, which yields MLKKDTPRGTRTGFTTGACSAAAARAAVIGLATGAVPTEVECLLPNGDLVTFAVLDGRVDGHTAHAMVIKDAGDDPDCTDKAHLTADVRVLPDHAGQVVLAGGVGVGTVTMPGLGLVVGGPAINPVPRRNIEANVRLVGVALLDEVGLEVSISVPQGEEMAKKTLNARLGILGGISILGTTGIVKPYSTAAYRASVVQGVQVAGTLGHGVVVLTTGGRTEKFVMAEMPELPEPAFVQMGDFLRYAMGAAVKAGLKKVVIGGMVGKLTKIAQGETITHAGRAEVDTGLLADIAARIGAPAEVCEAIRGNETARYAGERMDALGLGTAFHTALAHKVIETLRTRYPDQFELQVLVCDFDGKKIAEAS from the coding sequence ATGCTGAAAAAAGACACCCCCCGCGGCACCCGCACCGGCTTCACCACCGGTGCGTGCTCCGCCGCGGCTGCGCGTGCTGCTGTGATCGGCCTGGCCACGGGCGCGGTGCCAACGGAGGTGGAGTGCCTGCTGCCCAATGGCGACCTGGTGACCTTTGCCGTGCTGGATGGCCGCGTGGACGGCCACACGGCCCACGCCATGGTCATCAAGGACGCGGGCGACGACCCGGACTGCACCGACAAGGCCCACCTCACCGCCGATGTGCGGGTGCTGCCGGACCACGCGGGCCAGGTGGTGTTGGCGGGGGGCGTGGGCGTGGGTACGGTGACCATGCCGGGGCTGGGCCTGGTGGTGGGTGGCCCGGCCATCAACCCGGTGCCGCGCCGCAACATCGAAGCCAATGTGCGGCTGGTGGGGGTGGCGCTGCTGGACGAGGTGGGGCTGGAAGTCTCCATCTCCGTGCCCCAGGGCGAAGAGATGGCCAAGAAGACGCTGAACGCGCGCTTAGGCATCCTGGGCGGCATCTCCATCCTCGGCACCACCGGCATCGTCAAGCCGTATTCCACCGCGGCCTACCGTGCCAGCGTGGTGCAGGGCGTGCAGGTGGCGGGCACCCTGGGCCATGGCGTGGTGGTGCTGACCACCGGTGGCCGCACCGAGAAATTTGTGATGGCCGAAATGCCGGAGCTGCCCGAACCCGCGTTTGTGCAGATGGGCGACTTCCTGCGCTACGCCATGGGAGCGGCGGTGAAGGCCGGGCTGAAAAAGGTCGTCATCGGCGGCATGGTGGGCAAGCTGACCAAGATCGCCCAGGGCGAAACCATCACCCACGCGGGCCGGGCCGAGGTGGATACCGGCCTGCTGGCCGACATTGCCGCCCGCATCGGCGCGCCTGCCGAGGTGTGCGAGGCCATCCGCGGCAACGAGACCGCCCGCTATGCCGGGGAGCGCATGGACGCGCTGGGCCTGGGCACCGCCTTCCATACCGCGCTGGCACACAAGGTCATCGAGACCCTGCGCACGCGCTACCCCGACCAATTTGAACTGCAGGTGCTCGTCTGTGATTTTGACGGCAAAAAAATAGCGGAGGCTTCTTGA